A DNA window from Camelina sativa cultivar DH55 chromosome 13, Cs, whole genome shotgun sequence contains the following coding sequences:
- the LOC104735844 gene encoding nucleolar MIF4G domain-containing protein 1-like (The sequence of the model RefSeq protein was modified relative to this genomic sequence to represent the inferred CDS: added 6 bases not found in genome assembly) — MGGTRHEKRKEARLQKNQRKHESWLQRQKSQKDKQVSSSVQKTGDVIKSEDFHQTSDSETEYLESSRPSGNKDDGKSFLDKKEEVRIKKEKKMQKFQRMKDLNRPKKKTKFEEFLEMDTPTVISGDQDAELERRLAKKLKVKKGKLRGLDDGMNDLFEGLPSVFDSMGSELGDSRKKRKKKRSAEIQDHEIDDMQENEDLEHEESDFSDDESEEEPQRKRDRKRRKKKKSVDEELESEPMEITDNGESETIAPSSLDNVEPPLHEYKPESSSKYVAPHLRSQAKSESEEQTKMRTRIKGLLNKMAESNVETITAELATIYRTAARSVSSQIFCEEVLTMYARGNEQYSVFASFIAGMACLVGMDFSAKLIASLAKSFEDEYQKEDSLTLNGISLLLSYLCILGVCSSDLIYDFLMTLGKRLTKVDASIITTVLDCCGMKIRSDDPLAMKTFIISIQSKANEMKTSSEGQTQMKNMLMEKMLETISAIKNNKLRTKEDSVQNTRVKKWLQKLRVEEVLLRGLTWSKLLDPEKLGQWWLSGDLVVNTNTVEDVAQTMDAEVVEAQKMLKLADAQRMNTDSRKAIFCVIMSSEDYIDAFEKLLRLDLPGKQDREIMRVLVECCLQEKIFNKYYTVLASKLCEHDKNHKFTLQYCIWDHFKELESMSLQRSMNLAKFVTEIIVSFNLSLAVLKSVDLANPVELTPKRIMHFRMLFEAIFEQPENLVWNLFTRIALNPDYEALRDGIKFFVKEYVVKNNKAINGKLRKAKEALNNAEGLLM; from the exons ATGG GGGGCACACGTCATGAAAAGCGGAAAGAGGCTCGTTTGCAGAAGAACCAGAGAAAACATGAATCTTGGCTTCAGCGTCAG AAGTCGCAAAAGGATAAGCAAGTATCATCATCAGTTCAGAAGACTGGCGACGTGATCAAGTCTGAAGATTTTCACCAGACAAGTGATAGTGAAACTGAATATTTGGAATCAAGCAGGCCTAGTGGAAACAAAGATGATGGAAAGTCTTTTTTAGATAAGAAAGAAGAGGTTAGGatcaaaaaggagaagaagatgcaaaaatTTCAGAGGATGAAAGATCTGAATagaccaaagaagaagacgaaattTGAAGAGTTTCTTGAAATGGATACACCAACTGTGATATCTGGTGACCAGGATGCTGAACTTGAGAGGAGGCTCGCAAAGAAGCTCAAGGTTAAGAAAGGAAAACTAAGGGGCTTGGATGATGGGATGAATGATTTGTTCGAAG GACTTCCATCTGTATTTGATTCTATGGGATCTGAACTTGGTGATTCTCGTAAGAAACGTAAGAAAAAGAGATCCGCAGAAATACAGGACCATGAGATTGATGATATGCAAGAAAATGAAGATTTGGAGCATGAAGAATCTGATTTTTCTGATGATGAAAGCGAAGAAGAGCCTCAAAGAAAAAGAGACCGGAAAcgacgtaagaagaagaagtcagtGGATGAAGAATTAGAAAGTGAACCGATGGAAATCACAGATAATGGTGAGTCAGAGACTATTGCACCGTCAAGCTTGGACAACGTGGAACCTCCTTTGCATGAGTATAAGCCAGAGAGCAGCAGCAAGTATGTTGCTCCTCATTTGAGATCGCAGGCCAAAAGTGAATCTGAAGAACAAACTAAAATGCGTACACGGATAAAAG GTCTTCTTAATAAGATGGCTGAATCCAATGTAGAAACAATAACAGCAGAACTTGCCACAATCTATCGT ACTGCTGCGAGAAGTGTGTCCTCTCAGATTTTCTGTGAAGAGGTTTTGACAATGTATGCCAGAGGCAATGAACA GTACTCtgtatttgcttcttttatAGCTGGCATGGCGTGTCTAGTTGGAATGGATTTTAGTGCCAAGCTTATTGCATCACTTGCTAAATCTTTCGAG gATGAATATCAGAAAGAAGACAGTCTCACTTTAAATGGaatttctcttttgctttcttatcTTTGCATATTGGGAGTTTGCTCCAG TGATCTTATCTATGATTTCTTAATGACATTGGGCAAACGACTGACTAAAGTTGATGCTTCCATTATCACAACTGTTTTAGATT GCTGTGGAATGAAAATAAGAAGTGATGATCCTCTTGCTATGAAAACATTCATCATCAGCATCCAGAGCAAGGCAAATGAAATGAAAACCTCCTCGGAAGGCCAGACACAAATGAAAAACATGTTG aTGGAAAAGATGCTTGAAACCATTTCTGCAATAAAGAACAACAAGCTGAGAACCAAAGAGGATTCCGTCCAGAACACGAGGGTAAAGAAGTGGCTTCAGAAG TTGAGAGTGGAGGAAGTATTATTAAGAGGTCTAACATGGAGCAAGCTGCTTGACCCTGAGAAGTTGGGTCAGTGGTGGTTATCTGGCGATTTGGTGGTTAACACTAACACCGTTGAAGATGTAGCACAAACAATGGATGCAGAGGTTGTTGAGGCCCAGAAAATGTTAAAGCTAGCTGATGCACAGAGGATGAATACGGATTCGAGAAAAGCTAtattttgtgtgatcatgaGTAGTGAGGACTATATTGATGCATTTGAGAAACTTCTTAGATTGGATCTGCCAGGAAAGCAGGACAGAGAGATCATGAGGGTTCTAGTTGAGTGCTGTTTACAGGAGAAAATATTTAACAAGTACTACACAGTTCTTGCTTCAAAGTTGTGTGAGCACGACAAGAATCATAAGTTTACT TATTGTATTTGGGACCATTTCAAAGAACTAGAGTCAATGTCACTCCAGAGATCGATGAATCTGGCGAAATTCGTGACAGAGATTATTGTGTCCTTCAATCTTTCTCTTGCGGTTCTCAAATCGGTGGACTTGGCAAATCCAGTGGAGTTAACTCCAAAAAGAATCATGCACTTTCGAATGCTGTTTGAGGCCATCTTTGAGCAACCGGAAAATCTAGTGTGGAACTTGTTCACGCGCATAGCCTTGAATCCGGACTATGAAGCTCTACGCGATGGAATCAAATTCTTTGTGAAGGAATATGTTGTGAAAAATAACAAGGCAATCAATGGGAAATTGAGGAAAGCCAAAGAAGCTCTTAACAACGCAGAAGGATTGCTCATGTGA
- the LOC104738026 gene encoding uncharacterized protein LOC104738026: MEESRHLHPAALYTRGCRLAHPTLPHTLFPKLSKNNKSNCFTCGKQVSTSSRGFHYHCTICQVDFHEECVNIPRKILHPFHLQHPLFLTYGKHENIIDGSNISDQGPYEDQGTSADPGKSGWGSIFDNCTWCGNYIPTPSSHPRRTVFYRCSICNFCLDTMCTQSIPPLTIENPKGHQHSLALFPRPLLVPCDACGLVNASEASYACFQCNYMVHQHCVDLPRVIKITRHPHRLSYSPYLPPPKSLCRVCYKTVDIKYGQYSCKDEDCSYVVHTKCATHVMTWDGKELEWEPEETGEIEDIFSICYECATIPNELHYKSDKHPLTLCYGEDTEDFRLKNQRVLLILDDVCSWELQALGNLIQDLRFGSKVIVTNVNLNTFRRNGINQIYKVAFPSSEEAQQIFSYSAFGQSSPPRGYMEHTTEVAKLVSPFPLGLKVLGSALRGKSKEEWLMTPAKLETYLDDKEIEKAIRFAYDGLSEKHKTLFNLLTDNISCGVNVKDAIFSLSERDWDVEKGIQTLADMGLISISRERGIIMHCLVRLMSIRLC, translated from the exons ATGGAAGAGAGTAGGCATCTACATCCTGCTGCTTTATATACAAGAGGATGTCGTTTGGCTCATCCGACTCTTCCTCACACCCTTTTCCCTAAACTCAGCAAAAACAACAAGTCCAATTGCTTTACATGTGGGAAACAAGTATCCACCTCTTCTCGGGGTTTCCATTACCACTGCACCATATGCCAAGTGGATTTCCACGAAGAATGTGTAAATATTCCTAGAAAAATATTACATCCTTTTCATCTCCAACACCCTCTCTTTCTAACCTATGGAAAGCATGAAAATATCATCGACGGCAGCAATATAAGCGACCAAGGCCCTTATGAAGACCAAGGCACATCTGCAGATCCTGGTAAGTCTGGATGGGGTAGTATATTTGATAATTGTACTTGGTGTGGGAATTACATACCAACACCAAGTTCACATCCAAGAAGGACAGTTTTCTACCGGTGTTCtatttgtaacttttgtttggaTACCATGTGCACACAAAGCATACCACCTCTTACTATTGAAAACCCAAAAGGCCATCAACATTCACTCGCCCTTTTCCCCCGTCCACTCTTAGTTCCTTGTGATGCTTGTGGATTGGTCAATGCGTCGGAAGCAAGTTATGCTTGTTTCCAATGTAATTATATGGTCCATCAACATTGTGTTGATTTACCACGCGTCATAAAGATCACGCGCCATCCTCACCGTCTCTCTTATTCTCCTTACCTTCCACCCCCAAAGTCATTATGTCGGGTCTGCTACAAGACCGTCGACATTAAATACGGCCAGTATTCTTGTAAAGACGAGGATTGCTCTTACGTAGTCCATACGAAATGTGCAACACATGTGATGACATGGGACGGGAAAGAACTCGAATGGGAACCGGAAGAAACCGGTGAAATTGAAGATATT TTTTCCATTTGTTATGAATGCGCTACGATTCCCAATGAGTTACACTACAAATCTGATAAACATCCTCTCACTCTTTGTTATGGAGAAGACACGGAAGAC TTTAGGTTAAAGAACCAGAGAGTTCTTCTCATTCTTGATGATGTCTGTTCATGGGAGTTACAAGCTTTGGGAAATCTAATTCAGGATCTTAGATTCGGAAGTAAGGTTATTGTGACAAATGTAAACCTAAATACATTTAGGAGGAACGGGATCAATCAGATTTACAAAGTTGCTTTCCCATCAAGCGAAGAGGCTCAACAGATCTTCTCATACTCTGCGTTTGGACAAAGCTCTCCACCAAGAGGTTACATGGAGCATACCACTGAAGTAGCGAAGCTTGTTTCTCCTTTTCCACTTGGTCTCAAGGTTTTAGGATCGGCTTTACGTGGGAAGAGCAAAGAGGAGTGGCTAATGACACCAGCTAAACTCGAAACCTATCTTGACGACAAAGAAATTGAGAAAGCAATTAGATTTGCGTATGATGGTTTATCTGAGAAGCACAAAACGTTGTTTAATCTGTTAACTGATAATATAAGCTGTGGTGTGAACGTGAAAGACGCCATATTCTCGCTTTCGGAGAGAGACTGGGACGTGGAGAAAGGGATACAAACCCTAGCTGATATGGGTCTCATCTCTATATCTAGGGAAAGAGGAATCATTATGCACTGTTTGGTACGGTTAATGTCTATAAGGTTATGTTAG
- the LOC104738025 gene encoding 5-methyltetrahydropteroyltriglutamate--homocysteine methyltransferase 1-like translates to MLICYEYTQLHIHKPHSDLICLIFLQLGVDTVPVLVGPVSYLLLSKAAKGVDKSFDLLSLLPKILAVYKEVISELKAAGATWIQLDEPVLVMDLEGHKLEAFTAAYAELESTLSGLNVLVETYFADIPAEAYKTLTSLKGVTAFGFDLVRGTKTLDLVKAGFPEGKYLFAGVVDGRNIWANDFAASLSTLEALEGIVGKAHSSSSLSLSPSPLSQPFLSDSSSVRSGSDYDLLSSFEK, encoded by the exons ATGCTGATATGTTATGAATATACTCAGTTGCATATTCACAAACCGCA TTCTGATCTGATATGCTTGATTTTTTTGCAGCTTGGTGTTGACACCGTCCCTGTACTTGTTGGTCCAGTCTCTTACTTGTTGCTTTCCAAGGCTGCCAAGGGTGTTGACAAGTCATTTGATCTCCTTTCCCTTCTCCCAAAAATCCTCGCCGTCTACAA GGAAGTGATTTCTGAGCTTAAGGCAGCTGGTGCCACCTGGATTCAGCTTGACGAGCCTGTCCTTGTTATGGATCTTGAGGGCCACAAACTCGAGGCCTTTACCGCTGCCTACGCTGAACTCGAATCAACTCTTTCTGGTTTGAATGTTCTCGTGGAGACCTACTTCGCTGATATCCCTGCTGAGGCATACAAGACCCTAACTTCGTTGAAGGGTGTGACTGCCtttggatttgatttggttCGTGGCACCAAGACCCTTGATTTGGTCAAGGCTGGTTTCCCCGAGGGAAAATACCTCTTTGCTGGTGTTGTTGACGGAAGGAACATCTGGGCCAATGACTTTGCTGCGTCTCTAAGCACCTTGGAGGCACTTGAGGGCATTGTTGGTAAAG CCCACTCATCTTCCTCGCTCTCTCTTTCGCCTTCTCCTCTTAGCCAACCCTTTCTCTCCGATTCTTCCTCCGTGAG aTCTGGATCTGACTACGATCTATTGTCATCTTTTGAAAAATGA